The genomic stretch TCGGAAATATTATTTTTTTGTTGTGGAACTTTTTTGGTGACTCAATACCGCCCTTTTGGGTTCAACCCCTTTCCGTGAACCAGTTTATCTGAGCTAGATATCAGACCATGTTGGATTGAATGAAAGAAAAAGGACGATAAAGAGTTATGTTTACCCTCTAACCGTCCTTATCCTTATTGGCCCCTAAAACTTTCATGACTCTCAGGTCACAGGCGATGACGAAAAAGAGCTTTTACAAAAAGTTCATCGAATTTTCATGTATCATTGGAAGTACGCCACCCCAGAAGCGAAGATCCGCTGATCTTTCTCTCCCGGCACATTCACCGCCACAAAACGTCCGATCCGCTCAGAGTGGCCCATCTTGCCAAGGATGCGCCCGTCGGGGCTCGTAATGCCTTCGACGGCGGCGACGGAACCGTTCGGGTTGTAACGGATGTCCTCGCTGATGTTGCCATCAAGGTCGACATACTGGGTTGCGATCTGTCCGTTGGCGAGGAGGCGCTCAACCATCTCCGGCGATGCGAAGAAGCGGCCTTCCCCGTGGGAGAGGGCAACAGAATGGACCTCCCCTGCCTTCACAGAGGAAAACCAGGGCGACAGGGTCGATACGACCTTCGTCCGAGCCATGCAGGAGATGTGGCGACCGATCCGGTTGTATGTCAGGGTCGGACTATCCTCGGTGATGTCCACGATCTCGCCGTAAGGGACGAGGCCGAGCTTGATCAGTGCCTGGAAGCCGTTGCAGATGCCGAGCATGAGGCCGTCTCTCCTCTTCAGCAGGTTTGCGACGGCTTCTTTCACCCGGGGGTTGCGGAACATGGCGGCGATAAACTTACCCGATCCTTCCGGCTCGTCGCCGGCGCTGAACCCGCCGGGGAGGGCGACGATCTGGGCGTTGTTAATTCCCTTCACCATCTCGGTGATGCTTTCCTCCACATCCCTGGGCGTCAGGTTGCGGACGATGAGGAGATCGGCGACGGCACCGGCCTTTTCAAAAGCGCGAGCCGTGTCATACTCGCAGTTGGTCCCTGGGAAAACAGGGATGAAGACACGGGGACGGGCGATCTTCACGGCTGGGCGATCGCTGTTCCGATTGGTGAACAGGCGGTTGGCGTTGACTACTCTGTCACTGTGTCTGTTCTTAAGCGATACCATCAGATCATCGCTCGTCTTCACCCGTGTCGGGAAGATCTTCTCCAGCGGTTTTTCCCAAGCGCTCTGGGCCTCGGTCAAAGCGATTTCTACGCCGTTGACACGCAGGATCGGCGCTTCCTGGGTGTAGCCCAAGAGCACATAGGGAACATCGCCGAAGGAGACGGCCAAGTCGGCGGCGCTGTCGATCTCCAAGACGAGGGAGCCATAATCGGTACGGAATAGGTCGGCAGGCGCGAAGCCGTCACCCATGATCAGGCCGATCCGGTTGCCGAAAGCCATCTTGCTGACGGCGGCGGCAACACCGCCGAAGCCGACCGCATAGGCGGCGAGCACCTTTCCTTCCCCGACCAGTTCGGCCACCTTCCGGTAGTTGCGGTCGAGGCTGGCGAAGTCGGGCAGTTCGTTCTCATCACGGCGCAGGGGCAAGAGGACGACAGGATGGCCGGTGCCTTTGAACTCGGAGGAGATGGCCTGGCTGGCGTCCATCACGTTAACAGCAAAGGAAACAAGGGTGGGCGGCACATGGAGGTCCATGAAGGTGCCGGACATGCTGTCTTTGCCGCCGATGGCGGCGATACCGAGCCGCTTCTGGGCCACAAAGGCGCCGAGGAGGGCGCTGAAGGGCTTCCCCCAGCGAACGGGGTCTTTGCCCAGTTTTTCGAAATACTCCTGCAGGGTGAGTCGGATGCGGCGGTAATCGCCGCCCAGGGCGACGGCCTTGGCGACCGACTCGATGACCGCATAGAGGGCACCGTGGAAAGGGCTCCATTTGGCCAGTTGGGGGTTGTAGCCGAAGGTCATCGCTGTAGCGGTGGTCGTCTCGCCGCCGAGGACGGGGAGCTTGGCCACCATGCCCTGAGCCGGTGATGCCTGATGGACACCGCCGAAGGGCATCAGCACCGTGTTGGCGCCGATGGTGCTGTCGAAGCGGTCGACGAGACCCTTCTGGCTGCACACGTTCAGGTCGCTCAGGTTGGCGAGCCAGGCGGCGCGCAGGTCGGGCAGTTGGCCCTCGACCGCCGCAGGCAGGGTTTTAAAGTAATTCTTTTCAGCTTCCGGCCCTTTGACGGTCACTGTCGTCCGTTGTTTGACGCCGTTGGTGTTCAGGAACTGGCGGCTTAAGTTGACGATGGTCGCACCGCGCCAGTTCATCTTCAACCGCTTTTCCGCTGTCACAGAAGCGACAGGGGTCACTTCCAGGTTTTCCTCATGGGCCAACCGAATGAAGGCGTCTACATCTTCCGGGGCAACGACGACGGCCATCCGCTCCTGCGATTCGGCGATGGCCAGTTCTGTCCCGTCGAGGCCCTCATATTTTTTGGGAATAGCATCCAAGTTGACAATGAGGCCATCGGTCAGTTCGCCGATGGCGACAGAGACACCGCCGGCGCCGAAGTCATTGCACTTTTTGATCCGCCGGCTGACATCGGGATGGCGGAAGAGACGCTGGATCTTCCGTTCGGTGACAGGGTTGCCCTTTTGGACCTCGGCACCGCAGGTGAAGAGCGATTCGGCTGTGTGCTCCTTCGATGAGCCGGTAGCGCCACCGCAGCCGTCGCGGCCAGTCCGTCCGCCGACGAGGAGGATCACATCGCCCGGCGCAGGAGCTTTGCGGACAACGTTTTGCCGCGGAACCGCGCCGATGACCGCACCAATCTCCATCCGCTTGGCGACGAAGCCCTCATCATAAATCTCTGCCACCTGCCCTGTCGCAAGGCCGATTTGGTTGCCATAAGAGCTGTAGCCAGCGGCGGCGCCAATGGTGATCTTGCGCTGAGGCAGCTTGCCGGGCAGGGTGTTCTCCACAGGGGTGCGGGGGTCGCCGCTGCCGGTGACACGCATGGCCTGGTAAACATAGGATCGCCCGGACAGGGGATCGCGAATCGCCCCGCCGAGACAGGTGGCGGCGCCGCCGAAGGGTTCGATTTCGGTCGGGTGGTTATGGGTCTCGTTTTTGAACATGACGAGCCAATCTTCTTTTTTGCCGTCTACATCAGCCTGCACGACAATGCTGCAAGCGTTGATCTCATCCGACTCGTCGAGGTCATCGAGGTGGCCCTGTTTTTTCATTTCCTTCATGGCAATGACAGCCATATCCATCAGGCAGACATCGCGCTCTTTGTCGCCGTAGACGAGGTTGCGCGATTGCAGATATTCCTCATAAGCCGCCCGGATCGGACCGGTGAAGGCACCCTCTTCAATCTGGACGTCCTCGATCTTCGTAAAGAAGGTGGTATGGCGGCAGTGGTCAGACCAGTAGGTGTCGATGACCCGAATCTCGGTGATCGTCGGATCACGCTGTTCCTCATCACGGAAATAGGCCTGGCAGAAGCGAACGTCCTCGAAGCTCATGGCCAGGCTCAACTGCCTCATGAGCGACCGCAGTTCCTCATCATTGGCAGCGATAAAGCCGTCAAGGGTCTTCACATCTTCCGGCGGCTGGAGCTGCATATCCAGGGAAGCCGGTTTTTCCAGGCTGGCCTCGCGCGATTCGACGGGGTTGATGCAATAAGCCTTGATCCGGTTGAACTCATCGTCGCTGATCTGGCCTTCGAGGACGATCACCTTGGCTGACTGAACGACGGGACGCTCTTTCTGGGTCACGATCTGAATGCACTGAGCCGCCCAATCAGCCCGTTGGTCATACTGGCCGGGCAGGTATTCCATGGCAAAGAGGCGATGAGCCGGGTCGGTCTCCAGCCGTTCGTCGTACACAAGGTCCACGTTGGGTTCCGAGAAGATCGTGCCGCGGACCCGGGCGTACTCCTCGTCGGAGATGCCGGCCACATCGTAACGGTTGACGATCCTCAAGCTTTCCAATCCGGAGATGCCCAAGTTATCTCGCAGGTCATCGCGCAGGTGCTGGGCTTCCACATTGAAACCCTCGCGTTTTTCCACAAAGATCCGGCGTATCGCCTTATCCATAATAAAAACAATACCCCCCGTGACTGATTCAATAGTTATCCGTAAGTCTCACAATCGACAATCATCATTATAACACGGCCAATAGGGAATTGGCGAAACCTGTCTAATCTTGTGGCGTCGGCCCCTGCGCGGGCTGATTTTTTCTTGTCCACTGTCGTTTTTTTGGAGGACTTGTCGGGAGAGAAAGAGAACTCCTTCCCCATTACACGGAATCGCCGGCAGGTCGATGTTTCAGCGCTTGTGCCCTTAGCGCAACTTGCTGGATCACGGATTGCATGTCACAGGGGGTCGCTGGCGGATTCCTCAAAGGGAAGTATGCTATGAAAGACAAAAATCTTACCATCGTTGCCGTTCTTGTCCTCATCGGAGGCATCGCCGCCGGCTTATTCACGCTCGAACAAACCAGAGCCAGCGCCCCAACCTCTCCCCCGTCGCCTGTAAAGACTCCGGCAACAGCAACAGCGGGCACAAAGGACGCTAAAACGTCCCCCGCTTTGTCTGAAACGGACAAGACGAACGGGGAAAAGAAATCGGATACGTTGCCGCAGGCTTTTCTGCAATCTTCTCCGGAGAAAATCGACACTTTGCCCAAGGCCAGCGGATCGTCCACCAAAGGCATGACAGGTCCCCAGGACTGGTGGATCCCCCGCCACGAGACGGGCGTCGCCCCCCAGTGGCCCCGCTCGATGATCGGTGCCATCGAAGCGTATAACCCGGTATACCGGATCCCGTCGGAAGAGAAAACACTCTATCTGACTTTTGATGAAGGATATGAGAATGGGTTCACGCCAAGGATTTTAGCGACTTTGTCCCAGGCAAAGGTCCCGGCTACCTTTTTTGTCACCGGCCAGTTTATCGATACCCATCCGGAACTGGTTCGCGACATGGGTCTGCGCGGATTCGGCGTCGGCAACCACACCCAGACCCATCCGGACATGACCAAGCTGAGCGCTGAGCGGCAAAAAGCGGAACTGATGAAGGTCAGTGAAGCCATCAAGAACCTCACAGGACGGCAGCCAAACTACTACCGTCCACCCATGGGCCGCTTTGACGCCGCCTCTGTGGCCATCGCCCATGAACTGGGTTTGACGACAACCTTCTGGAGTATTGCCTACCGGGACTGGGAGGTGGATAAGCAGATCGGTCCGGACAAGGCACTGCTCCAAGTGATGAAGCAGATCCATCCGGGAGCGGTCATTCTGCTCCATGCCGTCTCCCAGGACAACACCGAGATGCTCCCTCGCTTCATTGAAGAGTGCCGCGCCCAAGGGTATATATTCAAAGCGCTGCCGGGTGAGCCGTCACCAAGGTAAGGTAGCGGTTACATGGTGCTGCAGAGATAAGGCAGCCTTTCTGCGACAAAAGGGATCCCTTACCCTTCCTGTTTCGCTGACGCCAACGACTTGCAGTTCAACACCCAGTAGATCGGCAACCCGATAACGGTGATGATCAGGGCCAGCAGGGTGTCTGTCGGGTTGTCAAAAATGGTGCTGATGACGATAAAACCGGAACCGACGATCGCGACGAGCGGGATGATGGGATAGCCAGGCACGCTGTAGGTCCGCAGTGCGGCGCTGTTCTTCTTCCGCAGGATGAAGATGGCTACGAAGGCGAGGATATAAAAGACATAGATGGCAAAAATGGCGATGTCGGACAGGCGATCCGGGTCGGCGACAAACATCATCAGGAGGGCGAGAACCACCTGGAAGACGGTGGCGAAGATGGGCGTTCCGAGGTCCGGTTGTACCTGAGACAGCAGGCGAGAGAAAGGCAGTTGGCCCCGCTCGGCCATCGCCAGCGGCACCCGGGGAAAAGTGAGGATTTTGCCGTTGAGGCAGCCGAAGATGGAGACCATGATGCCGATGCTGATCAGTTTGCCCCCGATGCCGCCAAAGAGGATTGTGGCCGTCGTGCCGGCGGCGTTTTCGCCCAGTTTGGCGATTTCAGAGGCGGGCAGGACGTGCAGCATGGCGATGTTGACAGAGATGTAGGCGACGGTGACGACGGAAAGACCGATGATGATGGCGCGCGGGAGGATTTTGGCCGGGTTTTTCATCTCGCCGGCGACAAAGCCGACGAGCAACCAGCCGTCATAAGCCCAAAGGGTCGCCAGGATGGCGGCGGCCATGCCGGTTTTTTCGGTGACACCGCTGGCCATGTTGAGAATCTGACCGTCACCCTGCCAAATGCCAAAGATGGCGATCAGGGCGATAGGGATCAGTTTGCCCGCAGTGGCCAGGGTTTGCACAAAACCTCCGTATTTAGTGCCGATGCTGTTGACGACAGCCAAAAAGACGATGGTGCCAATGCCGATATAGAGCTTCGTTTCCGGCCCCCACCCGAAGAAGTGGGCCACAAGGGATCCAAAGTACAGACCTAAAGCGGCGATGACGGCAGGACCGTAGATCAGGGTTTGCACCCATCCGCAGAGATAGCCCCACAGCTTGCCGTAGACCTCTTCTAAATAGACGTAAAGGCCGCCTGTTTTCGGGATCTGAGTCGCCAACTCGACAATGGTAAGGCCGCTGGCGATGGTGATGAGCCCGCCGAGGATCCATGCCCAAAGCGCCATGGTCGAGTCGCCTGAAGCGGAAATGACCTTCCCTGGTTTCATGAAGATACCTGAGCCGATGACTGAACCGATGACAATGGACATGGCGACGATCGTTCCAATGTCTTTCTTCAGCATCGATTCCGAGTTGTGTTGCATCCTGTGATGCTCCTTTCGTGGATTGACCACTGAGTTTTCGGGGGTTTGTTTGTGCCTCGCGGACACTTGTACATTATACAAGGAACCTTTGCAATCGTCAGCAATAATTTTATTCCTCTTCGAGAATTCCGTGTAAAACTTCAAAAAATCAGTATTTTCTTTGATTCAACCCTTCGCCGCCTTAGGCGTGCTGATCTTCCCGGGAATCCTTACCTCGACCGGAACTGACCAACTCCCTGTTGCTTCGACTGGCTGGATCGCTGCAGTTTTGCCGGCGTTATTCGAGGTGAACTTAATCCTCGTCGTTGCTGGCGGGATCGCCGGCGCTTTCCTGTGGGGACAACTGATGCCATAGGAAGCAATTGCTACCGAAGGTAAAGCACCTGATGCCAAAGAAAAAATAGAGATAAAAGCAAAACAGGCCCGCTTCCTTGATGGAAGGGCCTGTCTCGCTTTTGTTGATCTAGCCATGAGCGAGTTGTACGCAATGCCTGTACTTTCCCCAGATATCCCCTTTACTTCTCTTCGATGCTGATCGTTTCGATGAGCACTTCTTCCATCGGCTTGCTCCGTTCGCCGCCAGCGCCCCATTCTACAGGTGTGTCGGAGATCTTCAGCACCACGTCCATCCCTTCGGTGACTTGGCCGATCAATGGAAAAGGGCAATCGCTGTCACAGTACTGCCCTTGCCTACATAATAAAGAACGTTGAGAATCGCGCCCATCGAAATCGGTCGGCTCTTTTCGAGCCTGCGGCAAGGGAGCGTTGTCTATGTTTGATCTTGAACAACTCCAGGGCCTCCTGCTCCAACCCTTTTCGTTCCTATATCACCGTTATGACGTCCATGTGATGGTGTACCTACGGGGGCATCCAGAATACGAATCCCTGGAGGCCATGATCCTGCTCCGTGAAGGTTCTGATCCGCTGATCTGGGCAATTATCACGCTCCACGATCAATCCCAGGTCGATCATGTCAATGACGAGCGGGTGGTCCAACAATTGAAACGAGAAGGACTGAAACGGGAGATCTATTTCCGGACCATCGGTTGCCGCCGGACCGTAGAAGAAGAGATCGCCCGCGTTCAGCTCTCCTTCCATTCTTACCGAGGGGAACCGGTCCGCCTCGATTTCGTCGCCGCCAGCAAGACCTCCTCTTTTTGGGGCGGACCCGTCGACCCAGGGGAACATGCCCGGCGGAATTCCCTGCCAGTCATGTTCCGCCAGCGAAGCACCTTGGCCGGCAAGCGGAGCCGGTTGCTCATCACCGGCAAAGAGTACGCCATCCCCTGCCGCATCTGGATTCCCTTTTTCTTCACCGGACTCAAGGGGTATTACTCGGAGGTCTTCGATCTAGCGGTCCTCCGCTCCGGCGATTGGAAGATCCGGTTGGTCGAGAAGCCAAAAAAAGGGGTGACAGGCGAGCGGTGGCGTTTCGTGAGCAACAGCAGCGAGATCGACTACGTAATCACGGCCGTCAGTGAGGAACAGCTGGTTGTCCAGTCGGCAGAAAATCATTTGATCCTGTCCCGGCGCAATGACTGCCCCGCTTTACGCGCCTTCGGTTCCGCCTCCCATACGGTCGCTTCGGGAACAGGAAACTTTGCCGTTCAGTTTGATCCGCCGTTGCCCCTCCCCTCCCTTGACGCCGATCAGTCAGAAAAAACAAAGGCGGGCATCGAAGCAGCGCCCGCCGGTGAGAGCCAGGAAGGACGGTTTACTTTGTCTATCGACGACAATGAACTCGTCGCCGGAAAAACCATGGTTCGGGAACATGCCGAAGGGGTCGAGATTCGCCTGTTACCGGATCACCCCCGCTGGGCGAAGCGGCGGTCGCTGACAATAACAGTGGAGAAACAAGGCGACGCCTTTTCCATTTGCACCAGCGTTGACCATGGCTAATCGCATGACCGAAGAGCGACTATGTATCTGACTGCCTTGACGAGTGTTTGAGTGTTGCCATTTCGCTCAACTGCTTACGGAGAATCTCTGTGTGTTCGAGCATCGTCTCGGCCAATAGCCGAATTTTTTGTCGAGTCGCAGCCTGCTCGATCATGCGCTGGTTCATGGCTTCCTCTTTCGTCGGGTCCGGAGATCTCAAACAGCCAATCTGGTCGATGCTGTCGACCATGTTTCGACTGGCCTTAGCGATCTGTTCGACTGCTGCTGTGACATCATGGATCTGGGTGGCCGTATTGTTGACCAGATCGGCGATGGTCTCAAAGCCGGCGCCGGCGTCACGGGCCAGCTGGGTGCCCGCTTCTACCTCTTTTCCTCCCGTCTCCATGGATGTGACAGCTTTTGCCGTCTCTCTCTGAATCTCGGCGATGAGGACGCCGATCTCCCGCGCCGCTTTGGCTGAACTCTCCGCCAGTTTCCGCACCTCTTCGGCGACGACAGCGAAGCCTCTTCCCTGTTCGCCGGCCCGGGCCGCTTCAATGGCCGCATTCAAGGCCAGCAGGTTCGTCTGATCGGCGATGCTGGTGATCACATTGGCGATTTGGCTGACTTGTCCTGACTTGCTGCCCAGTTGTTGGATGATGGCGGCTGTATGGAGGGAGGCGTTGCTAACAGATTCCATCTGGTTGACGACGGCCATGATCGAGTTCCACCCCGCCTCAGCCGATGAATAGGCGTCAGCCGCAGACTGGCTGGCAGATGCTGAACTCTCGGCGAGGGCTTCCATTGCCTGGGCGATTTCGATCGATTCGCCCCGCAAGCGTTCCGCCAACCGGACCTGTGCTTCCTCAACGGGCGCCTGCCCGTCCTGCGCCGCTGTCTGGGCTGTCTCAAGGGAAAGGTCATCGAGATAAGCGTCGAGGTGGAATCGCAATTCACCGGCTCCTGTTGCTATGGTTTCTGCCAAGCGATGCACATCGGCTAGGGCCGCGGCCTGCCTTTCGATAAAGCCCTTGATTTGTCTTTCCGGCGAAGGGTCTGCGTCGCCGCCTAAGCAGGCCTCCGACACCAGGGCGCGCAGTTTATCCATCTGTGCGACCAATTGGGCAGCCGATAACCCCAGCATCACCGCGGCAACGGCAGTGAAGACACCAAAGAAAACACTAAAAAGAGCCGCCCTTGCCGGATCTGAGAAGAAAACGCTCGCGCACGCACCTGCCGCCCCAAGAACGGCGGCGGCAGTGAGCAGCAAGAGCTTGCTTTTTTCGTTGAACCCGTTCATCTTCCGCGATACCCACCTTTCCCGTCAGCCGGGTTCACCCTTTTTCGCTCCCTCGATCAAGTGATGATGCGAGGGAGACGGAAGATGAAGGCAGTTCCTTTTCCGACTTCAGAGCAGACTTCGACACTCCCCCCGAGGCTTTCCACCTCAGCCCGGACAGCAGCCATCCCGACGCCGCGGCCCGATACGATGCTGACTTCATCTTTCGTGGAAAAGCGGTCCATGAAGATGATCTCGATGACTTCCTTGTCAGAGAGGCCATCGATGGCTTCCTCTGAGTAAATCCCTTTCTCCAGCGCCTTGGCTTTGATCACGGCAGGGTCAATCCCTTTGCCGTCGTCGGCGATGACAAGGGTAAAGCCTTCCGATTCAGCCTTCACTTCTACCCGGATCGTTCCGTATTCAGGCTTGCCGGCTTCGATGCGGCTGTCCATATCCTCGATGCCGTGGTCGACGACATTGCGGAAGACATGGATAAGGGATTTGCAGAACTTCGTATAAGCCCTCTTGTCAATAAAGATGTCGTCACCGCTGATCTCGATCGGCTTGATGCCCTTTTCTAACCGTTCTGCCAGGCTTTGCACGTATTCGCCATAAGGCGCCAGAATATCTTTAAAGTTGCTGCAACGGAGTCGCCTGATCAGGGACAACAGTTCAGCCTGTTGCTCATCCGAGAAAGCAGCGGTGACACGCTGTTCGATCTCAATGATCCGGTCAAGGCTGACCGCAAAGGTCTGGCTCTGGCAGAAGAAGTCTTCGCCCAGGATCTCGGTGATGATCTCCCGGTCGCGGGCGAGATAGTGCTCGCAGTCGACAGAATCTACGATCTCTTTGATGGCCTCAACAGTGACATTGCCGCTGTCGGTCAACAGAGAGAGACGATCTTCCAACTCATGCAGATGGGCAGCCGTGTGGGAAAGGTGCAGCTGGCTGAAGTCTCCTTTGTATGTGTGGACAGCGCGGTAGATCTCAGACAGCTTTTCTGCTGGGCTGTAGCCGCTCTCGAGGATTTCTGGAACAGTCTTCTCCATGAGCTCTTTGAAGCCGTCCATGCCGTTGATGATGTCGCTCTGGCAGGAGAGCGCTTTGAGCACCATCTTCAGATTGTTTTTTTCCTCGATCATCTTTTGTTCGAGCGCTTTTTTCTCGGTAATGTCGGTGAGGATCGCCATCACGATCTTCTGCTCCAGTTGAGGAATGACCTTATACTCACACTGGATGATCTTTTCTGCAACCTTGATTTCGCTTGGCAGCAGGGAGATGTAGACATTCCTCTCCAGGCTGTTATTGGCATTGAAGATCCCTTTCAGCACCGCATCAGTCGTTTCCCGTTCCTCTTGAGAAAGGTGGCAACCGATCAATTCAAGAAAGTTGAGCCCGCCGATTTCCCTTTCGAAGATATCGACACATTCCAAGCTGTACTCGTTGAAGATGACCAGGTCATTCCCAAAGGACAAAAAACCTTGACCCGCGTTGTCCATCAGATTTTTGATCGTTTCCTTCTGTTTTTCCAGCAGCCGAATCTGCTTTTCCCTGCGTTTGGACAGTTCTACCATGAAGCGGCGGATGCTGATTGCGCCAAGGTAGCAGCCCTTGTCCTCGACAAGGATGAAATCGTAGAGGCTGTCCTGGTCGCGGCTCATAGACAGCATGCCGATCTGCGTGATATCCGTGCTGGGATTGACGATCAGCGGCTGCTTGTTCATGACACGGTTCACGGGCCGGGTCAGGAAAACCTCCCGTCCAAACTGCCGGCCGATCCTGCGGTAAAAGCTGTTCCGCATGATCAGTCCCGCTGCGCGGCCTTGTTTAAGTACGACGACGCCTTCTATGTTCTCATCGGCCTCGAAGATTTCCAGGACACGATTCCCCAGATCGTTAAAATCGACGACGGGAACCTTCTGAATCAACTTACCGATATGCACGTCATAATGATCGCCTGTTTCTTCTGCGTCGAGGGCACCGTTTTTTTCCGGGAGGTTGATGAGTATCTCTTCCATTACCGCCATAGGACTCAACCCCTTTCATCCAATTCGACACAATGCCATTGGAAAGCTTTCAGCCCTTAGGCTTTCAATACCTCATCAACGGCGCTGAGGACCTTATTAGCGTCGAAGGGTTTCGTCACATAGCTTTTGGCGCCGCTGTTGATCGCTTCGAGAATCTTCGGCGCCTGACCCAAGGCGGAGATCATGATCACTTTGGCCCGCGGATTTTCCTGGATGATCTTTTTTAGCGCCGCGATGCCGTCCATTTTCGGCATGGTGATGTCCATGGTGACCAGTTCCGGTTTCAGTTCGCTGTATTTCTTGCAGGCTTCCTCACCGTTGACAGCTTCACCGACAATCTCGTGACCTTTTGTGGTCAATATTTTCTTCAGGTTGCCTCGGGACAGGTTAGAATCGTCACAGATTAAAATACGCGCCATGGCTTACGAACCTCCTTGTTGTCAATTTACCCGGCAATAGCGGGAATCCCTTCGGCGAAGATGAAATCAATTCGGCCGAAAGGCAAGTGAACGGGGATGCGAAAGAGAGTCTGGCCTCTCAGCAAGGCTTTTTCCTGGCACAGCGTCGGTGGCTGCAGTTCCAAATCAATGCCCTGGTTGGACAAAGAGGCCAAGAAGAGACCGCAGGTGACGTTTAAGAATTCGCCGAGCGAATCCTGCATCTCAATATCGTCGATGCCCAGACCTTCGCTGAAACGGAGGGCGAACTGTTCGATCACATCCTGTTCTCCGGCAAGTCCCATGAACAGGTCGTAGCTGCCGTTCATCGTCGTAAAGACCAACCTTTTGAAGGCAACCTGTTCAACCACTTCTCCCTGACTGAAACGGAAATTGCTTTCGACAAAACGGAAGGTATTCTTAACAAAGCTGAGGAAGGCATCGCGATAGAGCCGGTTCTCCTCGGACTGGTTGAGCTTCAAGAAGACATCGACCATGGCCTCCATATCGTCATTTTTCAACGCTTCGAATTCCTGGTCGCTGATGTTACGCTGTTCTTTAAACTCTCTCAGCAGATCGGCCATCTGGTCATAGGTGAAGAATCCTTTATCGACAAGCACCTGGCTGAGGGCGAGATAACTGCTTGACTGATTGCCCAGCAACTCTTCCAGTTGGGCGACAGTCAGAAACCCTTCCTGTACAGCCAGTTCGCCAAAACGTTTGTCTTGCTTAAGCTGCAGGCTGTGGATCTGTTCGACCTGCTCTCCTGTCATGTATCCGGCATCAATCGCCAACACGCCAAGCCGTGCCCGGACATGCTTCAAACGATTTAACACTTCACCTAATTGGTCCATCGTGAGTAAATGCCGTTCAAGAAGGTAATTGCCAAAAAACTGGGTGAACATGCTGTCAAGACCTCTCTCTCGTTGTTCGTTGCTATTTGTAGAGGTGGTTTAGGGCCGAAGGACATGACTTCCCGTTCATCATAATAATGGTGAAGTGTTATCCAGAATTTACTGGTTCGTTAAGGAAACGTAAAAGTCCGCTTAAAGAGGCCGTCTAGAAAATAAGCAAATTCCCTAGCCAGCCCTTGCAAAAGCATGATTTTTTAATACAAACAGCAAAAAACTAGAGTCTTTTTATCGGTCTCACCGGCCCTTTTTGAGGATTTTCCTCAAAAAGGGCAGATCTCCCCCTTGCACCTTATGCGGCTTTTTTGAAAGCAACACCGCGTAAGGCACTCACCTCCAACACCATGGTTGCATTCTTATCATTTCGTAGACGGTTGAGTTTTTGAAAGTTCGCCGCTAACGCGCTGAGCCGGGCGGCATAAGCCAGATTTCGTTTTCCGATACGGCGAACCCGGCGCAGTCCGTAACGGTTGACCAGTTCATTTTGCTTGGCTTCGATGCGGCTGCGAAGACGCATCTGTTCCTTATAGATTTTCGTTTGGGAGTGCTTTGCCGCCTCGAGCATGACACCATAGGCG from Heliomicrobium modesticaldum Ice1 encodes the following:
- a CDS encoding chemotaxis protein CheX; protein product: MDQLGEVLNRLKHVRARLGVLAIDAGYMTGEQVEQIHSLQLKQDKRFGELAVQEGFLTVAQLEELLGNQSSSYLALSQVLVDKGFFTYDQMADLLREFKEQRNISDQEFEALKNDDMEAMVDVFLKLNQSEENRLYRDAFLSFVKNTFRFVESNFRFSQGEVVEQVAFKRLVFTTMNGSYDLFMGLAGEQDVIEQFALRFSEGLGIDDIEMQDSLGEFLNVTCGLFLASLSNQGIDLELQPPTLCQEKALLRGQTLFRIPVHLPFGRIDFIFAEGIPAIAG
- a CDS encoding methyl-accepting chemotaxis protein encodes the protein MNGFNEKSKLLLLTAAAVLGAAGACASVFFSDPARAALFSVFFGVFTAVAAVMLGLSAAQLVAQMDKLRALVSEACLGGDADPSPERQIKGFIERQAAALADVHRLAETIATGAGELRFHLDAYLDDLSLETAQTAAQDGQAPVEEAQVRLAERLRGESIEIAQAMEALAESSASASQSAADAYSSAEAGWNSIMAVVNQMESVSNASLHTAAIIQQLGSKSGQVSQIANVITSIADQTNLLALNAAIEAARAGEQGRGFAVVAEEVRKLAESSAKAAREIGVLIAEIQRETAKAVTSMETGGKEVEAGTQLARDAGAGFETIADLVNNTATQIHDVTAAVEQIAKASRNMVDSIDQIGCLRSPDPTKEEAMNQRMIEQAATRQKIRLLAETMLEHTEILRKQLSEMATLKHSSRQSDT
- a CDS encoding response regulator, with the protein product MARILICDDSNLSRGNLKKILTTKGHEIVGEAVNGEEACKKYSELKPELVTMDITMPKMDGIAALKKIIQENPRAKVIMISALGQAPKILEAINSGAKSYVTKPFDANKVLSAVDEVLKA
- a CDS encoding ATP-binding protein; the encoded protein is MAVMEEILINLPEKNGALDAEETGDHYDVHIGKLIQKVPVVDFNDLGNRVLEIFEADENIEGVVVLKQGRAAGLIMRNSFYRRIGRQFGREVFLTRPVNRVMNKQPLIVNPSTDITQIGMLSMSRDQDSLYDFILVEDKGCYLGAISIRRFMVELSKRREKQIRLLEKQKETIKNLMDNAGQGFLSFGNDLVIFNEYSLECVDIFEREIGGLNFLELIGCHLSQEERETTDAVLKGIFNANNSLERNVYISLLPSEIKVAEKIIQCEYKVIPQLEQKIVMAILTDITEKKALEQKMIEEKNNLKMVLKALSCQSDIINGMDGFKELMEKTVPEILESGYSPAEKLSEIYRAVHTYKGDFSQLHLSHTAAHLHELEDRLSLLTDSGNVTVEAIKEIVDSVDCEHYLARDREIITEILGEDFFCQSQTFAVSLDRIIEIEQRVTAAFSDEQQAELLSLIRRLRCSNFKDILAPYGEYVQSLAERLEKGIKPIEISGDDIFIDKRAYTKFCKSLIHVFRNVVDHGIEDMDSRIEAGKPEYGTIRVEVKAESEGFTLVIADDGKGIDPAVIKAKALEKGIYSEEAIDGLSDKEVIEIIFMDRFSTKDEVSIVSGRGVGMAAVRAEVESLGGSVEVCSEVGKGTAFIFRLPRIIT